The Bradyrhizobium diazoefficiens genome contains the following window.
ACAACGGCAAGGTCGACGCCGTCGCCGACATCCCCAATTCCGGCATCGCCATCGCCGTCCACAACATGGTGCGCGAGCGCAACAAGATCGCGCTGCTCTCCGGCCCCGGCGCGAGCTCGCTGACCGACGAGCTGTGCAGCCCGAACACCGTGCACTTCACCTACGACACCTATGCGCTGTCCAAGGTGACGGCCTCCGCCGTGATCAAGGAGGGCGGCAAATCCTGGTACTTCATCACCGCGGACTACGCCTTCGGCCAGCAGCTCGAGAAGGACGCAACCCGCTTCATCAACGAGATGGGCGGCAAGGTGCTCGGCGGCGTCAAGCATCCGACCAATACGGCGGACTTCTCGTCCTTCGCGCTGCAGGCGCAAAGCTCGAAGGCTGACGTGGTCGCCTTCGCCAATGCCGGCCAGGACACCGACAACGCCATCAAGCAGTCCGGCGAGTTCGGACTGGTGCAGGGCGGCCAGAAGCTGGTCGGCCTCTTGATGTTCGACACCGACGTGCATGCGATTGGGCTGAAGTCCGCGCAGGGCACCTATATGACCACGGCTTCGTACTGGAACATGGACGAGCAGACCCGCGCCTGGTCCAAAAAATTCTACGAGCGCACCAAGGTGATGCCGACCATGATCCAGACCGGCGTCTACGGCTCGGTGCTGCATTATCTCAAGGCGATCAAGGCGGCCGGCACCGACGACCCCGCCAAGGTGATGGCCAAGATGCGCGAGCTGCCGATCGAGGATACGTTTGTGCATGGCGGCAAGTTGCGCGAGGACGGCCGCGTCGTCCGCGACATGTATCTGGCTAGGGTGAAGTCGCCCGAGCAGTCCAAGGAGCCCTGGGATTATCTGGAGATCATCAAGACCGTGAAGGGCGAGGACGCCTATCGCCCGCTCTCCGAATCCAAATGTCCGCTGCTGAAGAAGTGAGGTTGACATGACCGGCAACGAGCACAACGCAAGCGAAACATACGAGTGCGATGTGCTCGTGGCCGGATCGGGTGCTTCCGGCATGTCGGCCGCGATCACCGCGCGCTATCGCGGCCTCGACGTGCTGATCGTCGAGAAGGAGCCGCGCTTCGGCGGCACCACCGCACGCTCCGGTGGCTGGCTCTGGATCCCCGGCACGTCACTCGCAAAGGCCTATGGCATTGAGGAGACGCCGGAGCAGGCGCGCACGTACTTACGGCACGAAGCCGGCAACAATTTCGACGCCGCGCGCGTCGATGCGTTCCTCAGCGCCGGCCCCGAGGCAGTGGATTTCTTCACCACCAAGACCGCACTGCGCTTCGACATGCCGCTGGTATTTCCCGACTACCACGCCGAGGCGCCCGGGGGCGCGCAGGGCGGCCGCTCGATGGTGACGCGCCCGTTCGATGGCCGCGAGCTCCGCGAGCAGATCAAGACGCTCGGCATGCCGCTGCCCGAGCTCACCGTGTTCGGCATGATGCTGGGAAGCGGCAAGGAGATCATCCATTTCATGCGGGTGACGAAGTCGCTGGCTTCGGCGATGTATGTGGCCAAACGCCTGTCGCGCCATTTGATGGACGTGCTGCGCTATGGCCGCGGCATGACCTTAACCAACGGCAATGCACTGGCCGGACGTCTCGCCAAATCCGCGCAGGATTTGAAGATTCCGATGTGGTTGTCCTCGCCGATGCGCGAGCTGACGGTCGAGAACGGCGCTGTCACCGGCGCGATCGTGTCGCGCGAGGGACGCGACGTGCGTGTCCGCGCAAGACAAGGCGTCGTGCTCGCGTGCGGCGGGTTTCCGCACGAAGTCGAGCGGCGCAAGAAGATGTTCCCGCACGCGCCGACCGGCACTGAGCATTATTCGCCTGGCCCGACCGGCAACACCGGCGACGGCCTGCGCCTTGCGGAGAGCGCCGGCGGACACGTCGAGAACCGCCTGCCGAATGCGGCGGCCTGGGTCCCGGTATCGTTGACCACGCGCAAGGACGGATCGAAGGGCGTGATGCCGCATTTCATCGACCGCGCCAAACCCGGCGTGATCGCCGTGATGCGTGACGGCAAGCGCTTTACCAATGAAGGCAATTCCTATCACGACTTCGTCCAAGCGATGGTCAAAGCGGCAAAACCTGGCGAGGAGATCGCGTCGTATCTCGTCTGCGATCACCAGACCTTGCGCAAATACGGCCTCGGCTGCGTCCCGCCGTTCCCGATGCCGCTCGGCCATCATCTCAACACGGGTTATCTCCTGCGCGGCGATACGCTGGAGGCGCTTGCGGCAAAAGCCGGCATCGATGCCAAAGCGTTCGCCGAGACAGTCAAGCAGTTCAACGCCACCGCACCGCAGGGACACGATGCCGCCTTCGGCAAAGGTTCAAAAGCCTATAACCGTTACCAGGGCGACGCGATGCATGGTCCCAATCCCTGCATCGCGCCGATCGAAAACGGCCCGTACTACGCCATCAAGATGGTGATCGGCGATCTCGGTACCTATGCCGGCATCGTCACCGACGAGAACGCACGTGCGCTCGATGGCGAAGGCCGGGTGATTCCCGGCCTCTATGCCGCCGGCAACGACATGGCGAGCATCATGGGCGGCAATTATCCCGGTGCGGGCATCACGCTTGGGCCGGCGCTGACCTTCGGCTACATTGCCGGGCGACACCTTGCCGACAGCGCCGCCAAGCGCGACGCGGCGTAACCACACGCCAGGAGGCGCATGAAGAGAGAAAGCCGCGGCATCCAGTCGATCGAGGTCGGCGGAGAATTGCTCCGTGCGCTCGCCAAAAGCGGCGAGCCGATGATGCTGCGCGATCTCGCGCGCGAGGCGGGCATGACGCCGGCTAAGGCGCATCCATATCTGGCCAGCTTCTCCCGCATCGGACTGATCGAGCAGGACGAAACCACCGGCCGCTACGAGATCGGAGCGCTGGCGCTCGAGCTCGGCCTGATCAGCCTGCGCCGGCTCTCGGGCGTCCGCATCGCGCAGCCGAAGATCGCCGCGCTCGCGAGCCAGATCGGGCACGCGGTGTCGCTCGCGGTCTGGGGCACACATGGCCCGACCGTGGTGCAGTTAGAGGAGCCCGGTCAGCCCGTGCACATCGTGATGCGCGCCGGCTCGGTGATGGCACTGCTGGAAACCGCGACTGGCCGCGCCTTCGCGGCCTTCCTGCCGGAGAAGACGATCAACGCCGCGCTCGAAAGCGGCCTCGATCGCCAGGGCATCGGCTACAATCCGAAGCGGCCGGTGAAAGGCGCCAAGATCGCCGAGATGCTCACTGAAATCCGCAAGCACGGGCTTGCCCGCGCCCTCGGCGATCCGCTGCCCGGCGTGAATGCGTTCTCCGCGCCGGTGTTCGATCATGCCGGCCATGTCGCGCTGGTGATCACCGCGATGGGACCGGAAGGCACGTTTGATGCCCGCTGGGACAGCGCGATCGCTCATGCCTTGCGCGATTGCGCCGGCGGCATCTCGAAGCGGCTCGGGTCCGGCATGACGATCGCCGCGGAGTGAAGGCTATCTGTCCTTCACCGGCACTGTGTAGTTCAGGATCAACCGGCCACCATCCGGATAGATCGTCTGCCCGGTGATGTAGGACGCATCATCGCTCGCAAGGAACGCCACGACCGACGCCACCTCGCTTGGCTCGCCGCCACGGCCGGCTGGCGTGCGTGACATCACGGTCTTGCGGGCATCCTCGGAGGTATAGATGGAGGACGCCACCATGTCGGTCAAAATCGTGCCCGGCCCGACCGCGACGACGCGGATGTTGTGCGGGGCGAACGCGACTGCGGCGACCGAGGTGAGCTGCTTCATGCCGCCCTTGGACATCGCATAAGTCGCAAGCGCCGGGATCGCCAGCAGCGCGTTGACCGAGGACATGTTGATGATGACCCCGCCGCCGCTGCCCTGCGCGATCATCTGCTTCGCCGCCGCCTGCACGCCGAAGAACGCGCCTTTCAGGTTGATGCCGATGATTTCGTCGAACTCCTCTTCGGAAATTTCGAGGAAGTCCCGGTTGCGGGCGACGCCGGCATTGTTGACCATGATGTCGAGACGGCCGAACTCTTTCGCTGCGGTCGCAACGAGCTCGTCGACGTCCGCGCGCCTTGCAACGTTGCCGACGATCGCGCGCAGGGCATCCGGATGCCCGAGTTCGGCCGCCGTTGCAGCCAAGCCTTCGGCATCGACATCCGAGATGACGACCTTGACGCCGTCGTCCAGGAATCTTTTCGCGCAGGCCTTGCCGATGCCGCGTGCGGCACCGGTGATGGCGGCGACCTTGCCGGATAGTTTCATGGGTCTCGCTCCAGGATAGCTGCTGAGAGCGGCTACCCCGGACAAGGCTCCGGTTCAAGCCGCCGCGAAGCCGAGATGAGCACGGAACCGGTTCTTGATAAAGACGGCATCGCGCGAGGGTAGCGAGCGCGGCGGATTTTCGGCCAAAACCTTGACGACAAAGAGCCGCGGGCCATCGGCCGGCTGGGCGATTTGCGCCGCGAGACGTTCGACCTCCTCGAGCGTCCGGACGGTTCCGGTCGCAGCGAAGCCACAGGCCGCAGCGATGGCGGTGAGATCGACGCCGCGGCCGGTGTGGCTCGCCTGCATCCCGGTTTCGCCAAAATGCTGATTGTCGATCACGACGATGTCGAGATTGCGCGGGCGCGCAACGCCGATGGTGGCAAGACCGCCAACTCCCATCAATTGTTCACCGTCGCCGGTCAGGGCGATAACGCGCTTTCCTGGCTGGGCCTGAGCGAGGCCGAGACCAATGAGCGCGGCGCCACCCATCGCGCCCCAGAGATAGAAGTTTCCGTCGTGCTCGCCGACGGAATGAAGGTCATAGGTGGGCGAGCCGAGGCCGGAGACGATCAGCGTATCCTTGCGACTCCTGAGGAGAGTGGCGACGGCCGCACGGCGATCGAGTTGAGCTTGCATTGGCATCACCACTTCTTCTTGCCGATCAGGCGTTGTCCGATCAGGACCGCGATCTGCTGATCGGAGTCGTAGGCGAGCGCCGCGGCGGATTCGACCGTCTCGACCAGATCCTCCGCCGTCTCCGCGCGCATCACCTTCATGCCGATCGCCTCCAGGGAGGGCTGCGTGGCGCGACTCATCGGCACCTGCCAGGGATTGAACTCGGCCCATTCGCCGCGCATCGTCACCAGCATCAGCAAGGGAAAGCGGCCGATCGCCGACAGCGACAGCATGTTGATGCAATTGCCGACCCCGCTCGACTGCATCAGCACCACGCTGCGCTGACCGCCGAGCCAGGCACCCGCGGCAATCGCGATGCCCTCCTCTTCCGTCGTCAGCACGTTGGTGGTGACGTCGCGATCCGCGGAGAACATGCGGATGAGCTCACTGTGGCCGGCATCCGGCACGTAGGACATCTGCCGGACGTCGGCGGCTTTCAGGATGCGATAGAGCTCGGACGGCCAGTCGTCGCTGCTGCGCGCTTCGGGATTGGGTTTGGGGCTGTGCACCGCGTGTCTCCGTGAATTTCGAGCGGCACGCTAGCGATGTTCCGATACGAAAGCTCTGACCGTCTGGGATGAGCAGATATCGAGGGATTGTATAGCTGCTGCTGACCGCAGCGGCGGTGCCTCTGCCCCCTCGCCCAGCTTGCAGGGCGAGGTGAAGAGAACCTCAGTTCGCCGCGGACCTCGCCGTGGCCGGCATATAAATCTGCGCGTAGCCTTCCTTGATCGCGGACGTGATGCGATCGAGGCGGCGGTCGATGTGCTTTTCCAGAACCGAGACGCAAGCCTCTTCGTTACGCGCTTTCAACCCTTCGATCACCGCGCGGTGCTCGGCCTGGGTGTTGGAGCGGTTAATGCTGTCCATATCGATCCAGCGGACGAAGCGGATGCGGGCGTTGACGTTGCGCAGCACGCGCAGCATCTCGGCATTATCAGACATCCCCATCAGCCGCTCGTGAAAGGTCTCGTCGAGTTCGACCAGCTCCACCGAGGAGCGCTCGCCGGGATCGGGACCGGTGGCTTCGAGGAATTTCAGCAGCGCGTCGATGTCTTCATCCTTTGCGCGCTTGATGGCGAGGCGGACCGAGGCAACCTCGATCGACTTGCGCAATTCGTAGAGATCGAAGATCTCGTGGGCGTCGAGCTCGCGGCAGAAGAAGCCTTTGCCGGGCGTGAAGCGCAGGAAGCCTTCGGTATTGAGGCGATTGAGCGCCTCGCGCAGCGGCGTGCGGCTGACGCCGAGGCGCTTTGCCAGCTCGCCCTCGTTGAGTCGCTCGCCCGGCTTGATCTCATAGCTCACGGCCATCGCCTTGAGCTGTTCATAGACGCGATCGACGATGCTGTCGGAGGGAGGGTCCAGGTGCTTGTTCATGGGCAGCTTCTCGAGCTCTAGCCAAACTGACGCGGCCGCAGTCCGGCATGAAACCACGTAATCATGGAATAGATATCATAGACGGGCAATCCGACCTCGGTCTGAAGCGCCGCTGCATAGGGCGGCATGTTGGTGCATTCCAGCACGATCGCGCCGACATCCGGGTTCCTGGCGACCAGCTGCTTGCCGGCCTCGACTACGTCACGTTCGGCCTGCGCGATGTCCATGTCGTCCTTCTCGGCCTTGATCAGGACGCGGAAGAACTCCTTGCCATGCTCGGTGCCGACCAGCGGCGTATCGAGCGGCACGCCGGCGCCTTCGAGATGGGCCGGCGTCAAAGTCGAACCTGAGACCGTGACGAGGCCGACGCGCTTGCCCGGCGGCAAGGTCGCCTGCACCCACGGCACCTGCATCAGTGACGAGGTCGCAACGGGAACGCCGACCGCTGCCGCGATCTCCTTCTGGAACAGCGAGAGGAAGCCGCAATTGGTGGTGATGGCTTCGGCCCCTAACCGCACCAGATCCTTCGCTGCGTCGATGAAATCAGGCAGCAGGCCGGCGGCGCCCTTCAGCACCACCTTCTCCGGCGAGGCGCCGCTCACCACGCGATAGAGCACGGGAAATGGCCAGGTCGTGCCGTTGCCCATGTCGCCGGGAATGCGGGGGAAGCGCGCTTCCAGCATCAATATCCCGAGCGGCGCGCCATAAATGGCTTTGCCGCCACGGGCAATCCGGGAAGACGAATTGGCTGGATGGGTCATGGTGCGATCTCAGAGGAAGCGAGTGGGTGCGAACGGCTCGAGCGGAATTTCCGGCTGCTTGCCGCTCAGGAGCTGGGCGACGAGGCGGCCGGTGCGAGCCGAGCCGACCAGGCCGACATGGCCGTGGCCGAAAGCATAGACGATGTCGCGCGACGCGCGTGCATAGCCAATGCAGGGCCGGCCGTCCGGCATGCTCGGTCGATGACCGAACCAGGTCTTGATGCGCGAGGTCGGAATGTCCTTCGGCAGCCTCGGGAACATGCTGAAGAGATTTGCGCGCAGGATCTCGGCGCGCTTCCAGTTCGGCGCGGCTTCGAGGCCGGCGATCTCGACCGTGCCCGCGGCGCGCAGGCCTTTGTCGGTCCAGTTCACCACCATCTTGGCGTCCGACGCCATCATCGAGCTGCGCGGGCCTGACTCCGGGTTCTCGATCATGACGTGATAGCCACGCTCGGTTTCAAGCGGCAAGGAATCGCCGACCGACGCGGTCAGCCGCTTCGAATGCGCACCGGCGGCGACGACTGCGGCATCGCAGGGAATCTCGCCGCGGTCAGTGAGAACGGCCACGAGGTTGTTGCCGGAAAGCTTGAGGCCTGTCGCATGGGCATGGACGAGCCTGGCACCGCTGGCGATCGCATGCTGAGCGAGGGCCGCAACGTAAGCGCCGGGATCGCGGCAGCGGCCGGCCTCTTCCACCACCACGCCAAAGGTGTAGCGCGGATGCAGGTCCGGCTCGCGCTGGCGCATCTCGTCGGCATTGAGCTCCAGCCATTCGACGCCGACCTTCTTGCGCAGGCGCCAGCCGAGATCATTGTCGAAATTGCCGCGCGACGGGAAGACATGCATCACGCCGTTGCGCTCGACGAGTTCAGGCACGCCGGCCTCTTCCGCCAGCTTCCGGTGCAGCAGCGGCGCGTCCTTGAGGAGATCGCGCAGCGCAAAGGCCGTCTTCTCGACGCGCGCCTCGGTCCAGCCCGACAGCAGATACTTGACCAGCCAGGGCAGCGCCTTCGGCAAATAAGACCAGCGGATCGCGAGCGGCCCGAGCGGATCCAAGAGATAGCCAGGCACCTTCTTCCAGATGCCCGGCTCCGCCGGCGGGATCACCGAATGCGACGACAACCAGCCGGCATTGCCGTAGCTCGCCGCCTGTTCGCCACCGGGCTCGGCCGGATCGATCAGCGTGACGCGATGACCCTCGCGCAGCGCCTCGATGGCGCTGATCACGCCGATCGCGCCGGCTCCGATGATGGCGACGTGGCGGCCTTCCGGCATCGGCTAAGCCTTCACCGCCGGCGCAAAGTCCTTGCCGACCGACAGTGCCCGCGGATCAATGATGCAATGGAGGATCGACGGCTTGCCCGAAGCGAGCGCGCGCTCGAAGGCGGGCGCGAACTCTTCGGTGCGCTCGACCCGCTCGCCATGGCCGCCGAATGCCTTGGCATACATGGCAAAGTCCGGGTTCTTGAGCTGGGTGCCGACGACGCGGCCGGGATAGTCGCGCTCCTGATGCATGCGGATGGTGCCGTATTGCGAATTGTCGACGACGATCACGATCAGCGGCGCGTCGTACTGCACGGCGGTCGCGAACTCCTGGCCGTTCATCAGGAAGCAGCCGTCGCCGGCAAAAGCGACGACGGTGCGATCCGGAAATTGCCGTTTGGCCAGCACGCCTGCCGGCACGCCATAACCCATCGAGCCCGAGGTCGGCGCGAGCTGCGATGCGAAGCTGTGAAAACGGTGATGGCGATGAATCCAGCCGGCATAATTGCCGGCGCCGTTGCAGACGATCGCATCCTTCGGCAGCCGGTCGCGCAGCCAGGTCATGACCTGACCGTACTGGAACGTGCCCGGCAGCTCGCGCGCCTTGCCGGTCCAGGCGAGATAATCGGCATGCGCTTTCGTCGCCTCGCCCTTCCACACCGGCGCGGCCGCAGGCTTCAGCGTCTCGACGGCGGCGGCGAACGCGGCCGGGGTCGCCTGGATCGCAAGCTCCGGCTGATAGATGCGGCCAAGCTCTTCCGAACCCGGATGCACATGGATCAGCTTCTGCTTGGGCGTCGGAATGTCGAGCAGCGTGTAGGACGAGGACGGCATCTCCGACATGCGGCCGCCGATGAGCAGAATGACATCGGCGTTGTCGATGCGCGCCTTCAGGCCCGGGCTCGGCCCGATGCCGAGATCGCCGGCATAGTGCGAATGATCAGCGTCGATCAGAGACGCGCGGCGGAACGAGGTCGCGACCGGCAGGTCGAACCGTTCGGCAAAGCGCGCGATGCTCTTGGTGGCTTCATCGGTCCAGCGCGAGCCGCCGAGAATGACGAGCGGTGCCTTGGCGCTCGCCAACATGGCGCCGACGCGCTCGACATCATCGGGCGCGGGCCAGCTCACCGCCGGCTCGATGCGCATGGCATCGGCAACGGCCGCGGTCTCGGTCAGCATGTTCTCCGGCAGCGCGATCACCACGGGGCCGGGACGGCCCTGCATCGCGACGCGGAAGGCGCGCGCGACCAGCTCCGGAATGCGGTCGGGACGATCGATCTCGATTGCCCATTTCGCCATGGTGCCGAACACCGCCTTGTAGTCGAGTTCCTGAAACGCCTCGCGCTCGCGCATGCCGGTGTCGACCTGGCCGACGAACAGGATCATCGGCGTCGAATCCTGCATCGCGATGTGGACGCCATGGCTGGCATTGGTCGCGCCGGGGCCGCGGGTGACGAAGCAGATTCCGGGCCGCCCCGTGAGCTTGCCATAGGCCTCCGCCATCATGGCCGCGCCGCCCTCTGCGCGGCAGATCATGACGTCAATCGGGCTGTCATGCAGCGCGTCGAGTGCGGCGAGATAGCTCTCGCCCGGCACGCAGGTGACGCGCTCGACGCCCTGGGCGACGAGCTGATCGATCAGGATCTGGCCTCCGGTGCGGGTGTTGCGAATGGTCATGACAGCTCCCTGCAGGCTTTGGCGATGCGCATCATGGCCTCGCGCAGATTTGTTCCGAGGTGGCGTAGGACAGGCGGAAATAAGGTGCAAGGCCGAAACAGCTGCCCGGCACCGTTCTGCACGGTGACCAGGGTGGTCGCGGGTCTCGCGCGCGCCCCGAGTTAGCCGGGATGCTGATATGCAGCCGGCCCTCCGCTGTTGACGCGATCAGATACGCGTTTAAGTAGGTGGAGATAAATACTGCAGGGGTGGCGACGTTCGCGGGGCTGGTTCCCGTTGCCGCCACCAATGCAGGACTCATGACGACCTCGCCTCACGCGACCTCGCCAAGCACGAAATCGACCTCGGCTTCCGCGCCCCCTCATCTTGCCATCGTCCTGTTCTCGCTCGCGATGGGCGGCTTTGCGATCGGAACGACCGAATTCGCATCGATGAGCCTGCTGCCGTTCTTCGCGGCCGACCTTCATATCGACGAGCCGACCGCCGGACACGCGATCAGCGCCTACGCCCTCGGCGTGGTGCTGGGCGCGCCGCTGATCGCCGTGCTCGGCGCGCGGTTCGCTAGGCGCACGCAGCTGCTGGTGCTGATGGCCGTGTTCGCACTCGGCAACGCCCTCACCGCGCTTGCCCTTGGCTTTGGCTGGATGATCGCCGCCCGCTTTCTCTCAGGGCTGCCGCACGGCGCCTATTTCGGCGTCGCCGCGCTGGTGGCCGCCTCGCTCGTCCCGCAACATCGTCGCTCGCAGGCGATCGGCCAGGTGATGCTCGGCCTGACCGGCGCCACCATCATCGGTGTGCCACTCGCCAATCTGATCGGCCAGGCGGTCGGCTGGCGCGCAAGCTTCGGCCTCGTGTCGTTGCTGGCGCTGCTCACGGTGCTGCTGTGCGCGCTGTTCGCCCCGCGCGACCAGGCGGGCCGAACGGATCCGCTGCGCGAGCTCGGCGCACTCCGAAGCGGCCGCGTCTGGATCACGCTTGCGATCGGCGCCATCGGCTTCGGCGGTATGTTCGCCGTCTACACCTATCTGGCGACGACGTTGATCGAGGTCACCAAGGTCAGCACCGAGGTCATTCCGTTCTTCCTGGCGATATTCGGCGTCGGCGCCACGCTCGGCAATCTCGTCGTGCCGCGCTTTGCCGACCGCGCGCTGATGCCGACGGCGGGCAGCATCCTGCTGTTTGCAGGTGTGGCACTTCTGGCGTTTCCGCTTGCGGCCGGCAATCCCTGGCTCCTCGCGGTGGACATCTTCGCGATCGGTGACAGCGTGGCACTCGGTGCCGTGCTGCAAACGCGGCTGATGGACGTCGCGGGAGACGCACAGGCGCTCGCTGCCGCGCTCAATCATTCAGCGTTCAACACCGCCAATGCGCTCGGCCCATTCCTCGGCGGCCTCGCCATTCGCCAA
Protein-coding sequences here:
- a CDS encoding ABC transporter substrate-binding protein yields the protein MRGFLACAMLATMTSAAIITAARAQVSDDVVRIGVLTDLSSWGRDNSGPGSVEAAKMAVEEFGPTVLGKPIEIISADHQMKTDVGVNIVRGWFDNGKVDAVADIPNSGIAIAVHNMVRERNKIALLSGPGASSLTDELCSPNTVHFTYDTYALSKVTASAVIKEGGKSWYFITADYAFGQQLEKDATRFINEMGGKVLGGVKHPTNTADFSSFALQAQSSKADVVAFANAGQDTDNAIKQSGEFGLVQGGQKLVGLLMFDTDVHAIGLKSAQGTYMTTASYWNMDEQTRAWSKKFYERTKVMPTMIQTGVYGSVLHYLKAIKAAGTDDPAKVMAKMRELPIEDTFVHGGKLREDGRVVRDMYLARVKSPEQSKEPWDYLEIIKTVKGEDAYRPLSESKCPLLKK
- a CDS encoding FAD-dependent oxidoreductase translates to MTGNEHNASETYECDVLVAGSGASGMSAAITARYRGLDVLIVEKEPRFGGTTARSGGWLWIPGTSLAKAYGIEETPEQARTYLRHEAGNNFDAARVDAFLSAGPEAVDFFTTKTALRFDMPLVFPDYHAEAPGGAQGGRSMVTRPFDGRELREQIKTLGMPLPELTVFGMMLGSGKEIIHFMRVTKSLASAMYVAKRLSRHLMDVLRYGRGMTLTNGNALAGRLAKSAQDLKIPMWLSSPMRELTVENGAVTGAIVSREGRDVRVRARQGVVLACGGFPHEVERRKKMFPHAPTGTEHYSPGPTGNTGDGLRLAESAGGHVENRLPNAAAWVPVSLTTRKDGSKGVMPHFIDRAKPGVIAVMRDGKRFTNEGNSYHDFVQAMVKAAKPGEEIASYLVCDHQTLRKYGLGCVPPFPMPLGHHLNTGYLLRGDTLEALAAKAGIDAKAFAETVKQFNATAPQGHDAAFGKGSKAYNRYQGDAMHGPNPCIAPIENGPYYAIKMVIGDLGTYAGIVTDENARALDGEGRVIPGLYAAGNDMASIMGGNYPGAGITLGPALTFGYIAGRHLADSAAKRDAA
- a CDS encoding IclR family transcriptional regulator codes for the protein MKRESRGIQSIEVGGELLRALAKSGEPMMLRDLAREAGMTPAKAHPYLASFSRIGLIEQDETTGRYEIGALALELGLISLRRLSGVRIAQPKIAALASQIGHAVSLAVWGTHGPTVVQLEEPGQPVHIVMRAGSVMALLETATGRAFAAFLPEKTINAALESGLDRQGIGYNPKRPVKGAKIAEMLTEIRKHGLARALGDPLPGVNAFSAPVFDHAGHVALVITAMGPEGTFDARWDSAIAHALRDCAGGISKRLGSGMTIAAE
- a CDS encoding SDR family NAD(P)-dependent oxidoreductase produces the protein MKLSGKVAAITGAARGIGKACAKRFLDDGVKVVISDVDAEGLAATAAELGHPDALRAIVGNVARRADVDELVATAAKEFGRLDIMVNNAGVARNRDFLEISEEEFDEIIGINLKGAFFGVQAAAKQMIAQGSGGGVIINMSSVNALLAIPALATYAMSKGGMKQLTSVAAVAFAPHNIRVVAVGPGTILTDMVASSIYTSEDARKTVMSRTPAGRGGEPSEVASVVAFLASDDASYITGQTIYPDGGRLILNYTVPVKDR
- a CDS encoding thiamine pyrophosphate-dependent enzyme — protein: MPMQAQLDRRAAVATLLRSRKDTLIVSGLGSPTYDLHSVGEHDGNFYLWGAMGGAALIGLGLAQAQPGKRVIALTGDGEQLMGVGGLATIGVARPRNLDIVVIDNQHFGETGMQASHTGRGVDLTAIAAACGFAATGTVRTLEEVERLAAQIAQPADGPRLFVVKVLAENPPRSLPSRDAVFIKNRFRAHLGFAAA
- a CDS encoding thiamine pyrophosphate-binding protein, whose protein sequence is MHSPKPNPEARSSDDWPSELYRILKAADVRQMSYVPDAGHSELIRMFSADRDVTTNVLTTEEEGIAIAAGAWLGGQRSVVLMQSSGVGNCINMLSLSAIGRFPLLMLVTMRGEWAEFNPWQVPMSRATQPSLEAIGMKVMRAETAEDLVETVESAAALAYDSDQQIAVLIGQRLIGKKKW
- a CDS encoding GntR family transcriptional regulator — translated: MNKHLDPPSDSIVDRVYEQLKAMAVSYEIKPGERLNEGELAKRLGVSRTPLREALNRLNTEGFLRFTPGKGFFCRELDAHEIFDLYELRKSIEVASVRLAIKRAKDEDIDALLKFLEATGPDPGERSSVELVELDETFHERLMGMSDNAEMLRVLRNVNARIRFVRWIDMDSINRSNTQAEHRAVIEGLKARNEEACVSVLEKHIDRRLDRITSAIKEGYAQIYMPATARSAAN
- a CDS encoding aspartate/glutamate racemase family protein, whose translation is MTHPANSSSRIARGGKAIYGAPLGILMLEARFPRIPGDMGNGTTWPFPVLYRVVSGASPEKVVLKGAAGLLPDFIDAAKDLVRLGAEAITTNCGFLSLFQKEIAAAVGVPVATSSLMQVPWVQATLPPGKRVGLVTVSGSTLTPAHLEGAGVPLDTPLVGTEHGKEFFRVLIKAEKDDMDIAQAERDVVEAGKQLVARNPDVGAIVLECTNMPPYAAALQTEVGLPVYDIYSMITWFHAGLRPRQFG
- a CDS encoding FAD-binding oxidoreductase; this encodes MPEGRHVAIIGAGAIGVISAIEALREGHRVTLIDPAEPGGEQAASYGNAGWLSSHSVIPPAEPGIWKKVPGYLLDPLGPLAIRWSYLPKALPWLVKYLLSGWTEARVEKTAFALRDLLKDAPLLHRKLAEEAGVPELVERNGVMHVFPSRGNFDNDLGWRLRKKVGVEWLELNADEMRQREPDLHPRYTFGVVVEEAGRCRDPGAYVAALAQHAIASGARLVHAHATGLKLSGNNLVAVLTDRGEIPCDAAVVAAGAHSKRLTASVGDSLPLETERGYHVMIENPESGPRSSMMASDAKMVVNWTDKGLRAAGTVEIAGLEAAPNWKRAEILRANLFSMFPRLPKDIPTSRIKTWFGHRPSMPDGRPCIGYARASRDIVYAFGHGHVGLVGSARTGRLVAQLLSGKQPEIPLEPFAPTRFL
- a CDS encoding thiamine pyrophosphate-binding protein, whose protein sequence is MTIRNTRTGGQILIDQLVAQGVERVTCVPGESYLAALDALHDSPIDVMICRAEGGAAMMAEAYGKLTGRPGICFVTRGPGATNASHGVHIAMQDSTPMILFVGQVDTGMREREAFQELDYKAVFGTMAKWAIEIDRPDRIPELVARAFRVAMQGRPGPVVIALPENMLTETAAVADAMRIEPAVSWPAPDDVERVGAMLASAKAPLVILGGSRWTDEATKSIARFAERFDLPVATSFRRASLIDADHSHYAGDLGIGPSPGLKARIDNADVILLIGGRMSEMPSSSYTLLDIPTPKQKLIHVHPGSEELGRIYQPELAIQATPAAFAAAVETLKPAAAPVWKGEATKAHADYLAWTGKARELPGTFQYGQVMTWLRDRLPKDAIVCNGAGNYAGWIHRHHRFHSFASQLAPTSGSMGYGVPAGVLAKRQFPDRTVVAFAGDGCFLMNGQEFATAVQYDAPLIVIVVDNSQYGTIRMHQERDYPGRVVGTQLKNPDFAMYAKAFGGHGERVERTEEFAPAFERALASGKPSILHCIIDPRALSVGKDFAPAVKA
- a CDS encoding MFS transporter; amino-acid sequence: MTTSPHATSPSTKSTSASAPPHLAIVLFSLAMGGFAIGTTEFASMSLLPFFAADLHIDEPTAGHAISAYALGVVLGAPLIAVLGARFARRTQLLVLMAVFALGNALTALALGFGWMIAARFLSGLPHGAYFGVAALVAASLVPQHRRSQAIGQVMLGLTGATIIGVPLANLIGQAVGWRASFGLVSLLALLTVLLCALFAPRDQAGRTDPLRELGALRSGRVWITLAIGAIGFGGMFAVYTYLATTLIEVTKVSTEVIPFFLAIFGVGATLGNLVVPRFADRALMPTAGSILLFAGVALLAFPLAAGNPWLLAVDIFAIGDSVALGAVLQTRLMDVAGDAQALAAALNHSAFNTANALGPFLGGLAIRQGLGWTSTGPVGAALALLGFLIWIVAYRDTGSAPVEQVPGRDTAPQENAPLKRAPPLAPVDRSRSRDPVA